AGTTTCTGCAGAAATTAGATCTCATAAATACGAAAAAGAATATTACGTTCAGGTTGATGGAGTTATCACCCAAAAAGAAATTGAGCAATTACAAACCGGAGTAGAAATTGGTTTTAATGGCAAAAAATACATAACAAAACCTGGTAAAGCTTTTATAATAGAAGATCCTAAATTTCCGCTAAGAAGTATGAAAATTAGGGATGAAAGACACGGACCAACAAGCTGGGTTTCTATTATTATTACAGAAGGTAAATTTAGACAAGTTAGAAAAATGACTGCAGCTGTAGGTTTACCAACTTTACGTTTAATTCGTGTTAGAATAGGAGAAATTACTTTGGGAGATTTAGAAATTTGTGGTGTAAAAGAAGTTGATACCCTAATGTAACATTCATCACAAAAAAAAAGTATTTATCTTTATATTTTTGCAAAATGAATAATTCTAACACCACTTTATACATAGTTGCGGCAGTAATCATTTTACACTTTTTAGTAGGTTTTGGTTACTTAATTTATAAGATGACAAAAAAGGAAGATAAATAATTATCTCCCTTTTTTTTGAATCAACAACCTAGACCCAAGGGTACGACGTATGCTTCCGAAACATGTTTTTTAATTTCGATACAATAATCTGGTAATTAAATCCTTGGCTATCGCCCTGCGATTAAAATTCAAATCCTAAATAGAGCTGCCATACTCTATTTTTTGGCTTGTCTTGGTCATAAACATCACTTTGACCTAAATGGTATCTTACTCCTAAACTTACGCCTCCATCACTCTTAAAACCGGTTCCTACATTTACGCCCCAATCTAAATTACTAGGTTCAAATTCTTCTGATGTATCATATAAAATAAAACCTGCATCAAAGGTTTCTTTGTGCGAAATTGAAAATCCTATTTGTGGTCCTGCTTCAATAAAAAAACTTTTTACAGGATATAATTTTAACATCAATGGTACATTTATATAATCTAACTTTTGTGTGTACGTTCCGTTATCATCTATAATTTTATAACCTTGTTTAGAGTACAAAATTTCTGGCTGAATAGAAAGGAATTTACCAATGTAAGATTCGCCATAAATACCTATGTGATATCCGTGTAACCTACCCGTTTCTGAGCTTCCATCGAAACTAACTGAAGAGATATTATATCCTCCTTTAATACCCGCTGTAGCCCTATTTTTATCTTGTGCATTTACAGATAAAAGACCTGTAATTAATAATGCTATTGTTATATATAATGTTTTCATTTTAAATAATTTTAAAGTTTATATTTATTGTTCTCGTATATAAGACAACTCAACTTTATTTTACCCTACCTTTATTTTTACTTTCCGCCATTGGCTTTTAAATCTGCCAAACATTGTGCATCTAAAGTTGGTACTTGTCCGCCAGAAATCATGGTACCAATTCCTTGGCTAGTTTCTGCTGCCCAATACATTAAACAATCTTCTTCATCGCAATGCTTTGGATGTTCTGTATCTTCATGATCACTTTGTAACTCGGTTCCTAAATTTGTTAACCCTAAAATATGGCCAAATTCGTGATGAATTACAGATGATTCTAATAAGCTTCTTTCTGGTTCAAAAGCACTGTTGCTTAAACCATGAATTGTTTCTTCGTAAATAACAAAAGAAGTGTTCCAATATGCAGAACCTAAAATTGCGCTAGAATTAGTATCACTAGAAGATTTACCATTGATAAATAATACCCAAACAGCAATTGTTGTATCAGAATTATAAGTAGTTCTGTTTGTTTTTTCTAAAGCTACTACTTCATCTAAAGTATAAACTTCTTTATTTGTAGCGGCTATTTCTTTAATACTAAATATTACTCCTTCTGGTTTGTTAGTTCTGTTAGTAATAAAGCTTTTAAAATTGTTTATGGCTGCATCAGAAGGCTTAAAACCTTCTATATATGCAAGTTCTACAATCATTTTTTTAAAGGTATTTGCAGAAAGTAAATCGTTAGCAGAAGAACCTGTGGCTTGTCTATTTGTAGCTACATTAACGGTATTACCTGTTTCTCCTTCTATTATATCGTCATTTTCTGACGAACAAGAAATAAGGATACTACTCACTAAAATTACACTTAAAAAAATATTTTTCATTTTACTTTTATTTAAAACTTTACAACTAAAATTTTGGGAATAATAGTTGTAAAGTTATCATCAACTAACTAAAACCTACTACTACTTCTCCTTTTTAAATTTTCTTAAATGCTAAAGTAACAGAAGCATCTGTTTTGCTTTGTAATGTAATTAAGGTGTTACTAAAAGAGCTAATAACCCAATCATTTCCTAAAGCACTTAGTGCGGTATTACTAGCAAAATTAATATTTACAAAAGCTTCTGTTTCCGAACTTACCGTATACGTTCCTTCTACTTCTCCTAGTGCAGCATTAACTACATTTGTAGCCACAATTTTTAAATCGTTAGTAAATTCTATAGACCAATTTGCATAATCGTTTGCAGTATTCGCACCCGCTGTAATAAAAGTTTCTACTTTAAATTTTGTACCAGATAAAATAGCTTCAACCTCTGCTGCTGTAGTTGCTGCATCTTCTTTTTCATCTTCAAATTGAACACATTCTGAAATAGCATTTTGAAATTCTGCATCACTTTTAATTGTTACAGCAGTTCCGTTACTTAAAGTTGCATTTATTGGATAATTTACGGCAAATAACTCATCAGATTGTAAATCTGTCATAAACGTATACAGTTGTTTTTTTGATTGTACAACCACACTTCCGGTTTGTTCTAAACTAATATCATAAGTTAACATGGTAACCGGAAAGTTAATATCTATACAAGAAATTGCACCTTTTCCTTGTGCTTCTGCATTTTCACACTCTTGCTGTAAAGCATCAAATTCTGCTTGATTATTAACTTTTACTTCTGTATATTTACTTGTTTTAACACTAATTGGAAAATTAAAAGATACATTATCAGTATCGTTATTAAATTGTCCCATAATGTTTAAAACTGCAGAAAAATCTAATTTACTAATTAAGGTAATTTGTTGTCCGTTTACAG
The nucleotide sequence above comes from Polaribacter butkevichii. Encoded proteins:
- a CDS encoding pseudouridine synthase; protein product: MENHRHFIIHKPWGMISQFVNPAKRKKKLLGELHDFPEGTMAIGRLDVPSEGLLLLTTDGKVSAEIRSHKYEKEYYVQVDGVITQKEIEQLQTGVEIGFNGKKYITKPGKAFIIEDPKFPLRSMKIRDERHGPTSWVSIIITEGKFRQVRKMTAAVGLPTLRLIRVRIGEITLGDLEICGVKEVDTLM
- a CDS encoding porin family protein, with product MKTLYITIALLITGLLSVNAQDKNRATAGIKGGYNISSVSFDGSSETGRLHGYHIGIYGESYIGKFLSIQPEILYSKQGYKIIDDNGTYTQKLDYINVPLMLKLYPVKSFFIEAGPQIGFSISHKETFDAGFILYDTSEEFEPSNLDWGVNVGTGFKSDGGVSLGVRYHLGQSDVYDQDKPKNRVWQLYLGFEF
- a CDS encoding membrane metalloprotease, which translates into the protein MKNIFLSVILVSSILISCSSENDDIIEGETGNTVNVATNRQATGSSANDLLSANTFKKMIVELAYIEGFKPSDAAINNFKSFITNRTNKPEGVIFSIKEIAATNKEVYTLDEVVALEKTNRTTYNSDTTIAVWVLFINGKSSSDTNSSAILGSAYWNTSFVIYEETIHGLSNSAFEPERSLLESSVIHHEFGHILGLTNLGTELQSDHEDTEHPKHCDEEDCLMYWAAETSQGIGTMISGGQVPTLDAQCLADLKANGGK